One Janthinobacterium sp. TB1-E2 genomic region harbors:
- a CDS encoding succinylglutamate desuccinylase — protein MTQKVTQVVQDAGGLPPAVQALAQADFSGVARLFSDAGFTVALPAPGMLQVVKPGAGRASVAVSVGVHGDETGPIEVLAHLLDALSRDASKLAVDLLVCVGNVDAIRAGKRFIDADLNRMFRPVRGSLAQAAESARADEMIAATTAFFAAAGPVRWHLDLHTAIRPSVYPTFAIVPDLVADDAKAQLIDWLGQAAIGAIIMNPQSAGTYSYYSAEHFGAAASTVELGRVGTLGQNDLSLFDDVSRALDGLLRGLPAQPVKAQPHVFKVAQEIIKHSDEFRMAFDRSTQNFTSLPQHAVIASDGDHVYTVQHAEELVVFPNPDVRVGLRAGLMVVRVS, from the coding sequence ATGACGCAAAAAGTAACACAGGTAGTGCAGGATGCTGGCGGCTTGCCGCCAGCCGTGCAGGCGCTGGCGCAGGCCGATTTCAGCGGCGTGGCCCGGTTGTTTTCGGACGCCGGTTTCACGGTGGCCTTGCCGGCGCCCGGCATGCTGCAGGTCGTCAAGCCGGGAGCTGGCCGCGCCAGCGTGGCCGTCTCGGTGGGCGTGCATGGCGACGAGACGGGACCGATCGAAGTGCTGGCGCATCTGCTCGACGCCTTGTCGCGCGATGCATCGAAGCTGGCCGTCGATTTGCTCGTTTGCGTGGGCAATGTCGATGCGATCCGGGCCGGCAAGCGTTTCATCGACGCCGACCTCAATCGCATGTTCCGCCCCGTGCGGGGCAGCCTGGCGCAAGCGGCGGAAAGCGCGCGTGCCGATGAAATGATCGCCGCGACAACAGCGTTCTTTGCAGCGGCGGGACCCGTGCGCTGGCATCTGGATTTACACACGGCCATCCGGCCGTCCGTGTACCCCACGTTTGCCATCGTGCCGGACCTGGTGGCCGACGACGCCAAGGCACAGCTGATCGATTGGCTGGGCCAGGCGGCCATCGGCGCCATCATCATGAACCCGCAGTCGGCCGGCACGTACAGTTATTATTCGGCCGAGCATTTCGGCGCGGCCGCCAGCACGGTGGAACTGGGCCGCGTGGGCACCCTGGGGCAGAACGATTTGTCCCTGTTCGACGACGTGTCGCGGGCGCTCGACGGCTTGCTGCGCGGCTTGCCTGCGCAGCCCGTCAAGGCGCAACCGCACGTGTTCAAGGTGGCGCAGGAAATCATCAAGCACAGCGATGAATTCCGCATGGCTTTTGACCGCAGCACGCAGAATTTCACGTCCTTGCCGCAGCACGCCGTGATCGCCAGCGATGGCGACCATGTGTACACGGTGCAGCACGCGGAAGAGCTGGTGGTGTTTCCCAACCCGGACGTGCGCGTTGGCTTGCGCGCGGGACTGATGGTGGTGCGCGTGTCCTGA